Proteins from one Verrucomicrobiota bacterium genomic window:
- a CDS encoding 3-deoxy-7-phosphoheptulonate synthase class II gives MSKQTPNSAMGGPWSPASWQQKVAAQQPVYPNQPALQEVLGQLARLPPLVSSWEVENLKQQLAAATRGECFLLQGGDCSETFADCESGSIVKKLKILLQMSLVLMQGAKKRVVRVGRFAGQYAKPRSSDMETKDGVTLPSFRGDLVNRPGFTLEDRQPNPELLLRAYERSGLTINFIRALVDGGFADLHHPEYWDLGFVSRSPQASEYMKMMESLCESLRFMETLMGGQISDISRMDFFTSHEALVLHYEQAQTRIPPRRAGWYNLATHFPWIGERTRDLQGAHIEYFRGLENPIGVKLGPSVTPNDAVRLSEVLNPRNEAGHLTFIHRFGAANAGRCLPPLVRAITHAERRVLWCCDPMHGNTETVQGGIKTRRFEKILLELETSFNVLRDEGAHLGGVHIELTGENVTECLGGASGITESDLTRDYRSPVDPRLNYEQAMEMAFLLARLMAQNRK, from the coding sequence ATGTCAAAGCAGACACCCAATAGTGCCATGGGCGGCCCGTGGTCACCGGCGTCGTGGCAACAAAAAGTTGCCGCGCAACAACCGGTTTACCCCAACCAACCGGCCCTGCAGGAGGTACTGGGCCAACTGGCGCGCCTGCCGCCGCTGGTGAGCAGTTGGGAAGTCGAGAATTTAAAGCAACAACTGGCGGCGGCCACGCGCGGGGAATGCTTCCTGCTGCAAGGCGGCGACTGCTCGGAAACGTTTGCGGATTGCGAATCCGGCAGCATTGTCAAGAAGCTGAAAATCCTGCTGCAGATGAGCCTGGTGTTGATGCAGGGCGCGAAAAAACGAGTGGTCCGCGTTGGCCGGTTCGCCGGTCAATACGCCAAACCCCGCTCCTCCGACATGGAGACCAAAGACGGCGTGACCCTGCCGAGTTTTCGCGGAGACTTGGTGAACCGCCCCGGCTTCACCTTGGAAGACCGCCAACCCAACCCGGAATTGTTGCTCCGCGCCTATGAGCGATCAGGGTTGACCATCAACTTCATCCGCGCTTTGGTGGACGGCGGTTTTGCCGACCTGCATCATCCGGAATATTGGGATTTGGGATTTGTTTCACGTTCACCACAGGCGAGCGAATACATGAAGATGATGGAGTCCTTGTGCGAGTCCTTGCGGTTCATGGAAACGCTCATGGGCGGTCAGATATCGGACATCAGCCGGATGGATTTTTTCACCAGCCATGAGGCGCTGGTGCTCCACTATGAACAGGCGCAAACGCGCATTCCGCCACGGCGTGCAGGGTGGTATAACCTGGCGACGCATTTTCCGTGGATTGGCGAACGCACGCGGGATCTTCAGGGGGCGCACATTGAATATTTCCGAGGCTTGGAAAATCCCATCGGCGTCAAGTTGGGACCGAGCGTGACGCCGAACGACGCGGTGCGGCTGTCCGAGGTGTTGAACCCGCGCAACGAGGCGGGGCACCTGACGTTCATCCACCGGTTCGGCGCCGCCAACGCAGGCCGTTGCCTGCCGCCACTCGTGCGCGCCATCACCCACGCGGAGCGTCGGGTGCTCTGGTGCTGCGACCCGATGCATGGCAACACGGAAACCGTGCAGGGCGGGATCAAAACCCGGCGGTTCGAGAAGATTCTACTGGAACTGGAGACGTCGTTCAACGTCCTCCGGGACGAGGGGGCGCACCTCGGCGGCGTGCATATCGAACTCACCGGGGAGAACGTGACGGAATGCCTGGGCGGCGCCAGCGGCATCACGGAATCCGACCTCACGCGGGATTACCGGTCGCCGGTGGACCCGCGCCTGAACTATGAGCAGGCGATGGAGATGGCTTTCCTGCTAGCCCGGCTGATGGCGCAGAACCGAAAGTAA
- a CDS encoding sulfatase-like hydrolase/transferase, producing MREKINTGNRIFSLFYFITPIVALWSLATAVIAENNPSKPNVLLIVSDDHGYADVGFQGCQDIPTPHLDRLAREGIHCTSGYVSHPFCSPTRAGLMTGRYQQRFGHENNPFYDPNDHREGLPTSEKLLPAHLREAGYVTGWIGKWHLGATPEFRPLNRGFSETFGFIGGGHKYQNWTPNVAVEYQVPIERNGQPVEVTNHLTIEFGHEADAFIRRHKSDLWFLYLAFNAPHTPHEPTPERLAKFASIADPKRRAYAAQVSLMDDAIGETLGALRDTAQERRTLVFFFSDNGGPVGAIGANGSLNTPLRAGKGSVYEGGVRVPFVVSWPGKLAAGKTYDQPVISLDVFATALACAGMPMPTDKKYDSVNLLPFLTGEKPGAPHERLLWRSGPQLALREAQSKLVRRKDQKDELYDVMADLSESNDLAETQVEAGKRLGTTLDAWNSELVPPAFPGLGGRNAAKGGKKGKKANPKTD from the coding sequence ATGCGTGAAAAGATTAATACCGGTAATCGTATATTCAGCCTGTTCTACTTTATCACACCCATAGTGGCACTTTGGAGTCTGGCCACGGCGGTAATCGCCGAAAACAATCCCAGTAAACCCAACGTCCTGCTCATCGTCTCGGATGATCACGGCTATGCCGATGTTGGGTTCCAAGGCTGCCAGGACATCCCTACCCCGCATTTGGACCGCCTGGCGCGCGAGGGCATTCATTGCACCAGTGGCTATGTCTCCCATCCGTTCTGCAGCCCAACGCGCGCCGGGCTCATGACGGGACGCTACCAGCAGCGCTTTGGGCATGAGAATAATCCGTTTTACGATCCCAACGATCACCGTGAAGGTTTGCCCACCTCGGAAAAGCTGCTGCCCGCCCACCTGCGAGAGGCGGGATATGTAACGGGCTGGATTGGCAAATGGCATTTGGGCGCCACGCCGGAATTCCGTCCGCTGAATCGTGGTTTTTCGGAAACGTTTGGTTTCATCGGTGGCGGACATAAGTACCAGAATTGGACGCCCAATGTCGCCGTGGAATATCAGGTACCCATCGAGCGCAACGGTCAACCGGTGGAGGTCACGAATCATCTCACCATCGAGTTTGGTCATGAAGCCGATGCGTTCATCCGCCGGCATAAGTCCGATTTATGGTTCCTTTATCTTGCGTTCAATGCCCCGCATACCCCCCATGAACCCACCCCGGAGCGGCTCGCCAAATTTGCCTCCATTGCCGATCCCAAACGGCGCGCGTACGCAGCCCAGGTAAGCCTGATGGATGATGCCATTGGCGAAACGCTTGGCGCGCTGCGCGACACCGCGCAGGAACGGCGCACGCTGGTGTTTTTCTTTAGCGACAATGGCGGCCCCGTTGGCGCCATTGGCGCCAATGGTTCACTCAATACCCCACTGCGCGCCGGCAAAGGATCGGTGTACGAAGGCGGCGTAAGGGTTCCCTTTGTGGTGAGTTGGCCCGGCAAGCTTGCCGCAGGCAAGACCTATGACCAACCGGTTATTTCATTGGATGTCTTTGCCACCGCGCTGGCCTGTGCGGGAATGCCCATGCCAACGGATAAGAAGTATGACAGCGTGAACTTGCTGCCCTTCCTGACCGGTGAAAAGCCGGGAGCGCCGCACGAACGGTTATTATGGCGCAGCGGCCCGCAATTGGCGCTGCGCGAAGCACAATCCAAACTGGTGCGCCGCAAAGACCAGAAGGATGAACTGTACGACGTCATGGCTGATCTCAGTGAAAGCAACGATCTGGCGGAAACTCAGGTCGAAGCTGGGAAACGCTTGGGGACCACCCTGGATGCTTGGAACAGTGAGTTGGTCCCGCCTGCGTTCCCCGGCTTGGGCGGTCGCAATGCGGCGAAGGGTGGAAAAAAGGGGAAGAAGGCCAATCCGAAGACGGATTAA
- a CDS encoding YifB family Mg chelatase-like AAA ATPase: MLARVCSAAVNGIEAYPVEVEVNEGHGDTMTVIVGLPDAAVRESRDRVNTAIGNAGFKYPLGRVTINLAPADVKKEGPSFDLPIAVGILAASDQLQTDQLDNFAMVGELALTGAVRPVKGVLPIALRARSEGKAGLLVPPENAAEAAVVQGLLVIPVRNLREAVAFLEGEVKLSPTTVDLGSLFDQAPEDELDFAEVKGQESVKRALEIAAAGMHNVLLVGPPGTGKSMLAKRLPTILPPLTLDEALETTKIHSIVGLLSPGQALVTRRPYRSPHHTASDAGLLGGNINPTPGEISLAHNGVLFLDELPEFKRSVLETMRQPLEDGKVTISRAAGTMTFPSQFMLVAAMNPTPDGKMPHESKNTQREIQNYLGRISGPLLDRIDLHVEVPSVKFREITSERASETSAQIRGRVLAARRRQLERFKGRKQVNCNARMGPRELKQWCELDEPTLDLLKMAMSDKNLSARAYDRILKVARTIADLEGADRLSIGHISEAVGFRSLDRQLWG, translated from the coding sequence ATGTTAGCCAGGGTTTGTTCAGCGGCGGTCAATGGCATTGAGGCCTACCCGGTTGAGGTTGAGGTCAACGAAGGCCATGGTGACACGATGACGGTGATTGTCGGGCTGCCCGATGCGGCAGTGCGCGAATCCCGTGATCGGGTGAATACGGCGATTGGTAATGCCGGCTTCAAATATCCGCTGGGCCGGGTGACCATCAACCTCGCTCCGGCGGATGTTAAAAAGGAAGGGCCCAGTTTTGATCTGCCCATCGCGGTGGGCATTTTGGCCGCCAGCGATCAACTGCAAACGGACCAACTGGACAATTTTGCCATGGTGGGTGAGTTGGCGTTGACTGGGGCAGTGCGGCCCGTCAAGGGTGTGTTGCCGATTGCCCTCCGGGCCCGTTCGGAAGGCAAGGCGGGGCTGTTGGTGCCGCCGGAGAATGCGGCGGAGGCGGCGGTCGTCCAGGGATTACTGGTGATTCCGGTGCGCAATTTGCGCGAGGCCGTCGCGTTTCTGGAAGGCGAGGTCAAACTCAGTCCCACCACCGTTGATTTGGGCAGCCTGTTTGATCAGGCGCCGGAGGACGAATTGGATTTTGCCGAGGTGAAGGGACAGGAATCGGTGAAGCGCGCCTTGGAAATCGCCGCCGCCGGAATGCACAATGTTCTGCTGGTCGGCCCGCCCGGCACTGGAAAATCCATGCTGGCCAAACGGCTGCCCACGATTTTGCCGCCGCTGACACTGGATGAAGCCCTGGAAACCACCAAAATTCACAGCATCGTCGGGTTGTTGTCCCCCGGCCAGGCGCTGGTGACCCGGCGTCCCTATCGCAGCCCGCATCATACCGCCAGCGACGCCGGGCTGCTGGGCGGTAATATCAATCCCACCCCCGGTGAAATTTCCCTGGCGCATAATGGTGTGCTGTTTCTCGATGAACTGCCCGAGTTCAAACGCAGCGTACTGGAGACTATGCGCCAGCCGTTGGAGGATGGCAAAGTCACCATTTCCCGCGCCGCCGGCACCATGACGTTCCCCTCGCAGTTCATGCTGGTGGCGGCCATGAATCCCACGCCGGACGGCAAGATGCCGCATGAATCCAAAAACACCCAGCGCGAGATTCAAAATTACCTGGGCCGCATTTCCGGGCCGTTGCTGGACCGCATTGACCTGCATGTCGAAGTGCCCTCGGTGAAATTCCGCGAAATCACTTCCGAGCGCGCCAGCGAAACCTCCGCGCAAATCCGGGGCCGCGTGCTGGCCGCCCGCCGGCGGCAACTCGAGCGGTTCAAGGGGCGCAAACAGGTGAATTGCAATGCCCGCATGGGCCCACGGGAATTGAAGCAATGGTGCGAATTGGATGAGCCGACCCTGGATTTGCTGAAAATGGCCATGTCCGACAAAAACCTTAGCGCCCGGGCGTACGACCGCATCCTCAAAGTCGCCCGCACCATTGCCGACCTGGAGGGCGCGGACCGCCTTTCCATCGGGCACATCTCCGAGGCGGTCGGCTTCCGGTCGCTCGACCGCCAGTTATGGGGCTGA